In Streptomyces sp. DG2A-72, one genomic interval encodes:
- a CDS encoding acetyl/propionyl/methylcrotonyl-CoA carboxylase subunit alpha: MIESLLIANRGEIARRIIRTARRLGIRTIAVHSDVDAGLPFVAEADEAVEIGPAAPAESYRNADRVLRAALKTGAAAIHPGYGFLSENAEFARRVRESGLVWVGPDPEVIDLMGDKINARNAVAATGMPVAPGTVDPVTDEATAVVAAADIGYPIMVKASAGGGGMGMGIATDEAELRKQYTAVSGFAARLFGDPGILLERYYPDARHIEVQILGLADGTVVALGERNCSVQRRNQKLVEESPSPALDPSLRERMLTAAAEVGKAVGYRNAGTVECLVYGETGAQDFVFLEMNTRLQVEHPVTEAVFGVDLVEEQLRVASGLPPTVDLTAVQPRGHAVEFRVNAEDPIRFLPGPGAVAAWVEPTGEGVRVDSGYAEATKVTPAYDSLMAKLIVHADSREEALARARDALASFAISGPKNNLPFFTELLDEPAFADGTYTTGLVTRMRAPRQER, from the coding sequence GTGATCGAGTCGTTGCTGATCGCCAACCGGGGCGAGATCGCCCGCCGCATCATCCGCACCGCCCGCCGGCTCGGCATCCGTACGATCGCCGTGCACAGCGATGTCGACGCCGGACTGCCGTTCGTGGCCGAGGCCGACGAAGCGGTGGAGATCGGTCCGGCGGCGCCCGCGGAGTCGTATCGCAATGCCGACCGGGTCCTGCGAGCCGCCCTGAAGACGGGCGCGGCGGCCATTCACCCCGGCTACGGATTCCTCTCCGAGAACGCCGAGTTCGCCCGCCGGGTGCGGGAGTCGGGCCTGGTCTGGGTCGGCCCGGACCCCGAGGTCATCGACCTGATGGGCGACAAGATCAACGCCCGGAACGCGGTCGCCGCCACCGGGATGCCCGTCGCGCCCGGCACCGTCGACCCGGTGACCGACGAGGCCACCGCCGTGGTCGCCGCGGCGGACATCGGCTACCCGATCATGGTCAAGGCGTCCGCGGGTGGCGGTGGCATGGGCATGGGCATCGCCACCGACGAGGCGGAGCTGCGCAAGCAGTACACGGCCGTGTCCGGCTTCGCCGCCCGGCTGTTCGGCGATCCCGGCATCCTCCTGGAGCGCTACTACCCCGACGCCCGGCACATCGAGGTACAGATCCTCGGACTCGCCGACGGCACGGTGGTGGCCCTCGGCGAGCGCAACTGTTCCGTGCAGCGCCGCAACCAGAAACTGGTCGAGGAGAGCCCCTCACCCGCACTCGACCCCTCGCTGCGCGAGCGCATGCTCACCGCCGCCGCCGAGGTCGGCAAGGCCGTCGGCTACCGCAACGCCGGGACCGTGGAGTGTCTGGTGTACGGCGAGACGGGCGCCCAGGACTTCGTCTTCCTGGAGATGAACACCCGGCTCCAGGTCGAACACCCCGTCACCGAGGCGGTGTTCGGCGTCGACCTGGTCGAGGAGCAACTGCGCGTGGCGTCCGGACTGCCACCGACCGTGGACCTCACGGCCGTACAACCGCGAGGCCACGCGGTCGAGTTCAGGGTCAACGCCGAGGACCCGATCCGGTTCCTGCCCGGCCCCGGCGCGGTCGCCGCATGGGTCGAGCCCACCGGAGAGGGCGTGCGCGTCGACTCCGGATACGCCGAGGCCACCAAGGTGACACCGGCGTACGACTCGCTCATGGCGAAGCTGATCGTGCACGCGGACTCTCGTGAGGAGGCACTCGCCCGGGCACGTGACGCGCTCGCGTCCTTCGCCATCAGCGGGCCCAAGAACAACCTGCCGTTCTTCACCGAACTCCTCGACGAACCCGCCTTCGCCGACGGCACCTACACCACCGGCCTCGTCACCCGCATGCGCGCCCCCCGCCAGGAACGTTAG
- a CDS encoding LamB/YcsF family protein produces the protein MAGTSPRIDINCDMGESFGRWSLGDDLGMMPYLTSVNIATGYHAGDPPTIRRTVAAAVEHGLAVGAHLAFPDLMGFGRRRMTVAPEDLEDYCLYQLGALDAFVRSADGRLAHVKPHGALYVMASEDPRLAAAVARAVAKTDPSLPLMLLNRSTTDAVAAEGITLVPEAFPDLHYDGSGHLVIEPVKLAWDPDLVARRAVRMVLERKVEANEGTELDVDALSLCLHGDAPNAVETATAVHTAFVEHGIETVPLADLVVTP, from the coding sequence ATGGCCGGCACCTCCCCCCGCATCGACATCAACTGTGACATGGGCGAGAGCTTCGGCCGCTGGAGCCTCGGCGACGACCTGGGCATGATGCCGTACCTCACCTCGGTCAACATCGCCACCGGCTACCACGCCGGCGACCCGCCCACCATCCGCCGTACCGTCGCAGCGGCCGTGGAGCACGGCCTGGCCGTCGGCGCCCACCTGGCCTTCCCCGACCTGATGGGTTTCGGGCGACGCCGCATGACGGTCGCGCCCGAGGACCTGGAGGACTACTGCCTCTACCAACTCGGCGCGCTGGACGCCTTCGTACGGTCGGCGGACGGGCGGCTCGCCCACGTGAAACCGCACGGCGCCCTGTACGTCATGGCCTCCGAGGACCCACGACTGGCCGCCGCCGTCGCCCGTGCCGTCGCCAAGACCGACCCGTCCCTGCCGCTGATGCTGCTCAACCGCAGCACCACGGACGCCGTCGCCGCCGAGGGCATCACGCTCGTCCCGGAAGCCTTCCCCGACCTGCACTACGACGGCTCCGGACACCTCGTCATCGAGCCGGTCAAGCTCGCCTGGGACCCGGACCTCGTCGCCCGCCGTGCGGTGCGCATGGTGCTGGAGCGCAAGGTCGAGGCGAACGAGGGAACGGAGCTCGATGTCGACGCCCTCTCCCTGTGCCTGCACGGGGACGCGCCCAACGCGGTGGAGACCGCAACCGCCGTACACACGGCGTTCGTTGAACACGGCATCGAAACAGTGCCGCTGGCAGACCTGGTGGTGACGCCGTGA